A genomic segment from Gavia stellata isolate bGavSte3 chromosome 6, bGavSte3.hap2, whole genome shotgun sequence encodes:
- the ZNF438 gene encoding zinc finger protein 438 — protein sequence MQNSLTFSADKHKSPSDIIRSFQKKSQFRTIAPKMVPKILTSGVFSCLQSSLPEHNTPISAAGSKPLVVPTQNYAVMQVAGHEGTFSLLALPYVAPALMQQVQQSNVSPSENLKLPIPRYQSVRNKLLSDKKMAQISVLGADDKIPTKASISSQTSPMTTLTKDCPETYSSSDSIEQVMLTDHDSAEVTVDTLVNKSSCVESGSPLVNKTEIANGNVSGPSVVKDSLFKLASTINPMKLSLRSVKTASETTRESFITSEKLKENPTNSVNSVAVLSPAVFSSTIQMTPSAPKGKLPILPYSRMKNSVFCKPKQNTNDMDVSSPSLRSECEKIPALVKTFHVPTKASDKRLAVPFTQVSKQTIRENTFSPSNKVDVDSLKKLNGAASKRRGRKRRAPDDLLAFQTKRRKCIINKFREGRERAKVDLQPPEDKKAEAVKKYRSIRPKPVVVVQAFAPLTSAAIVETPSPDLLNQDAFLNSSLPNKYLSYKHSDATSAKSSDLSRNACSTVLPKPLHKCHVCNHIFQFKHHLQDHMNTHTNKRPYSCRICRKAYIHSGSLSTHMKLHHNEGKPKKLVCCEFCAKVFGHAKVYFGHLREVHRVVISTEPSTSEQQLQDALKKRDTNIKEAEEATERGNKCNFEDLFHNPGEVKLQIKCGRCQFIAQSFGEMKFHLLCSHGEEIQGRVKEGVLQGIRGAKGELIKHATHFWKQRIERRHLAKCSAHEEDFYTFPKLKRQIYFHHQNNVDMLSKNELTQSGSGEAAKEMQNVGFGTPSKKTEIWSKAGYNCILCKQLFGRKEDLCNHWQSHHNCEDPSTLWTIFSLLSKQGIIELSNNGEY from the exons ATAAACACAAATCCCCTTCGGATATAATACgaagttttcagaagaaaagtcaGTTTAGGACCATTGCCCCAAAAATGGTACCAAAAATTTTAACCTCTGGAGTGTTTTCTTGTCTTCAGTCATCTTTGCCTGAGCACAATACACCTATTTCAGCGGCAGGTTCTAAACCACTGGTGGTACCAACTCAAAACTATGCTGTCATGCAGGTGGCTGGTCATGAGGGGACTTTTTCTCTGTTGGCCTTGCCATATGTTGCCCCTGCCCTAATGCAGCAAGTCCAGCAGTCAAACGTGTCCCCTTCTGAAAACCTAAAGCTGCCTATCCCAAGGTACCAATCTGTAAGAAATAAATTGCTGAGTGACAAAAAAATGGCACAAATCTCTGTTTTGGGAGCAGATGACAAGATTCCTACCAAAGCATCGATCTCATCACAGACTTCTCCCATGACTACCTTAACTAAAGACTGTCCTGAAACTTATTCTAGTTCAGATTCAATTGAGCAAGTGATGCTAACAGACCATGACTCAGCTGAAGTTACAGTTGACACATTagtaaataaaagcagttgtGTGGAATCTGGATCTCCTTTAgtgaacaaaactgaaattgctaATGGTAATGTTTCTGGACCATCTGTAGTTAAAGACTCTTTATTCAAGCTGGCAAGTACAATTAATCCCATGAAACTAAGTCTACGCTCTGTGAAGACAGCATCTGAAACCACAAGAGAGTCATTCATAACGTCtgagaaactgaaggaaaaccCCACAAATTCTGTAAATTCTGTTGCTGTCCTGTCACCGGCAGTTTTTAGCAGTACAATACAGATGACTCCATCAGCACCAAAAGGAAAACTTCCTATTTTGCCTTACTCAAGGATGAAAAATTCAGTGTTCTGTAAACCTAAGCAGAATACTAATGATATGGATGTATCTAGTCCTTCACTAAGATCTGAATGTGAAAAGATACCAGCTTTGGTGAAAACCTTTCATGTTCCTACTAAAGCATCTGATAAACGATTAGCTGTACCATTTACACAAGTCTCCAAACAAACCATTCGAGAAAATACCTTCTCTCCATCCAATAAAGTGGATGTCGACAGTCTTAAAAAATTGAATGGTGCAGCCTCTAAaagaagaggcaggaaaagaagAGCCCCAGATGATTTATTGGCTTTTCAGACCAAGCGAAGGAAATGCATCATTAATAAGTttagagaaggaagagagagggcAAAAGTTGATCTTCAGCCACCTGAAGACAAAAAAGCAGAGGCAGTGAAAAAATACCGTAGCATTAGACCAAAACCAGTGGTAGTTGTGCAGGCTTTTGCACCACTGACTTCTGCAGCAATAGTAGAGACACCGTCTCCTGACCTTTTAAACCAAGatgcttttttaaatagttcacttcccaataaatatttaagttacAAGCATAGTGACGCTACCTCAGCTAAATCAAGTGATTTAAGTAGAAATGCATGTTCAACCGTACTACCAAAGCCATTGCATAAATGTCATGTTTGTAACCATATCTTCCAGTTTAAACACCATCTTCAGGACCATATGAACACACATACAAATAAACGGCCTTACAGCTGTCGAATTTGCCGGAAAGCATATATTCATTCTGGAAGCCTCAGCACACATATGAAACTTCATCACAACGAAGGCAAACCCAAAAAGCTTGTGTGCTGTGAATTCTGTGCTAAAGTTTTTGGCCATGCAAAAGTGTATTTTGGCCACCTAAGAGAAGTGCACAGGGTTGTTATCAGCACAGAGCCCTCTACAAGCGAGCAACAGCTGCAAGATGCTTTAAAGAAGAGAGACACGAATATAAAAGAGGCAGAAGAAGCAAcagagag GGGAAATAAGTGCAATTTTGAGGACCTATTCCATAACCCAGGAGAAGTGAAATTACAGATCAAATGTGGTCGATGCCAGTTTATTGCACAGTCTTTTGGTGAAATGAAGTTTCACTTATTGTGCTCTCATGGAGAAGAGATTCAGGGAAGAGTAAAGGAAGGGGTTTTGCAAGGAATTAGAGGAGCTAAAGGGGAACTGATCAAACATGCAACCCACTTCTGGAAACAGCGCATTGAGAGAAGACATTTAGCAAAATGCAGTGCCCATGAGGAGGACTTTTATACTTTtccaaaactgaaaaggcagaTATACTTTCACCATCAAAATAATGTTGATATGTTGTCTAAAAATGAACTGACTCAGTCAGGAAGCGGTGAAGCTGCCAAGGAGATGCAAAATGTAGGGTTTGGTACACCaagcaaaaaaacagaaatttggTCTAAAGCGGGCTATAACTGCATTTTATGCAAACAgttatttggaagaaaagaggatCTTTGTAATCATTGGCAGAGTCATCATAACTGTGAAGACCCTTCCACTTTATGGACAATTTTTAGTTTGTTATCAAAACAAGGAATTATTGAACTTTCTAATAATGGTGAATATTGA